One genomic segment of Strix aluco isolate bStrAlu1 chromosome 7, bStrAlu1.hap1, whole genome shotgun sequence includes these proteins:
- the FFAR4 gene encoding free fatty acid receptor 4, whose product MDPKNQDSDTCPPHQTMVSTSNAQDCCFQTPLSRHKGHKPSGWHSRALRGTGRRKRREGDGGQPPAPGLEGTLGAAVVVGSAALPLGLVPLPMVGLSCLLATLMPGPSSAPGGNSTYFPFFSDFRGHNVTALRVVESSALASIFLLALAGNIWGICLLARQRHRLCAANCLVLNLFCADLLFITAIPFIAVVRWTESWVLGDVVCHMLFYVVSLSGTVVILSLSAVSLERVVSIARLRHAAFRRRKALAAALLLVWGFAALATLPLCCFFTVVRLPAAAGEEIQICTLVWPSIAGEIVWDVTFAVVFFLIPGLVIVISYSKILQITKASRRSLNAGLAYSENHQIRVSQQDYKLFRALLVLMISFFIMWSPIIIIILLILVQKYKQDLNILPSVFFWIVLFTFANSAVNPILYNVAHFRRKCQEILLCCTGNPARHGAGIETTARRSNHEQPNLSFITR is encoded by the exons ATGGATCCCAAAAATCAAGACAGTGACACTTGCCCTCCACACCAGACCATGGTTAGCACAAGCAATGCACAGGACTGCTGCTTTCAAACGCCACTGTCAAGACACAAG GGCCATAAACCGTCCGGCTGGCACAGCCGAGCCCTCCGTGGCacgggcaggaggaagaggagggagggggatggcggccagccccctgctccaggcCTGGAGGGCACCCTGGGTGCCGCCGTGGTGGTTGGGAGCGCAGCCCTTCCCCTAGGGCTGGTGCCGCTGCCCATGGTGGGTCTCTCATGCCTGCTGGCCACCCTCATGCCGGGGCCCAGCAGTGCACCAGGGGGGAACAGCACCTACTTCCCCTTCTTCTCGGACTTCAGGGGCCACAACGTAACGGCCCTGCGTGTTGTCGAGTCGTCCGCCCTGGCCTCCATCTTTCTGCTGGCCTTGGCGGGAAACATATGGGGCATCTGCCTGCTGGCACGGCAGCGGCACCGGCTGTGCGCCGCCAACTGCCTCGTCCTCAACCTCTTCTGCGCCGACCTGCTCTTCATCACCGCCATCCCCTTCATCGCCGTCGTGCGCTGGACTGAGTCCTGGGTGCTGGGCGACGTCGTCTGCCACATGCTCTTCTACGTGGTGAGCCTCAGCGGCACCGTCGTCATCCTCTCCCTCTCGGCCGTCAGCCTGGAGCGCGTCGTCAGCATCGCCCGGCTGCGCCACGCCGCCTTCCGCCGCCGCAAGGCGCTGGCCGCGGCCCTCCTCCTCGTCTGGGGCTTCGCCGCCCTCGCCACCCTCCCGCTCTGCTGCTTCTTCACCGTGGTGCGGCTGCCCGCCGCTGCCGGAGAG GAGATTCAGATTTGCACCTTAGTTTGGCCCAGCATTGCAGGAGAAATAGTTTGGGATGTGACCTTTGCCGTTGTTTTCTTTCTAATACCAGGATTAGTCATTGTCATCAGTTATTCCAAAATCTTACAg ATTACAAAAGCATCAAGAAGGAGTTTAAATGCTGGTTTAGCCTACTCAGAAAATCATCAGATTCGTGTTTCCCAGCAAGACTACAAACTATTCCGAGCCCTCCTTGTGTTGATGATCTCTTTCTTCATCATGTGGAGCCCAATTAtaataattattcttttaattttagtcCAGAAGTACAaacaagatttaaatattttaccatcAGTTTTCTTCTGGATAGTGTTATTTACTTTTGCCAACTCTGCTGTCAATCCCATTTTGTATAATGTTGCCCATTTCAGACGTAAATGTCAGGAAATTCTTCTCTGTTGTACAGGGAACCCTGCAAGGCATGGGGCTGGTATAGAAACCACTGCAAGAAGAAGTAACCATGAACAACCAAATTTGTCTTTCATTACCAGATAA